AAGTAAACCCTATTCTACCAAAATATCATAACTCTTTACCAAAATTTCGTAACACCACGCCAGCCTATCCATCCTATCTTTACAAAAAAGACTAAGCCATGGACATACAAAATGCCAAAGATACAATTCTGCCGATAGTCGGAATGCACAGCGAACAGTGTGCCAATACCCTAGACCAAACGATTGCCGATCAAAAAGGCATACTAAGCCATCGGGTTGAATTTGCCAACAATCGGGCCATTCTGATGGTCGATGAAGGGAAGGTAGATTTGGGCGGCATAATTAAGACTGTAAAAAGTCTTGGATACGATATTCCAACGAAGAAGCAAACATTTCCCGTAGTCGGACTTAGCTGCGCCTCGTGCGCCTCCAGCGCTGAGAGCATCACCATAAGTCAACTTGGTGTTCTTTCCGCTTCGGTAAACTATGCATCAGCCTCATTGCTGGTAGAATACCTACCTAACGTTATTAGCCCAATGCAAATGAAAGCCGCTGTGCAATCGGCCGGATATGATCTGCTTATTGAAGAAGAGGAATTGAGCGAGGACGTTCAAGATGAGATGCATAAAAACAAGCATAATCAACTAAAAACGAACACAATATTGGCTAGTGTACTGGCACTTCCAGTAGTTGCAATTTCTATGCTCTTTATGGAGATGCCCTATGGTAACTGGATAATGATGGCCCTTACCCTACCAATCGTATTCGTTTTCGGTCGCAGTTTTTTTATCAACGCTTACAAGCAAGCAAGGCATAGAAGAGCAAATATGGACACCCTGGTTGCTATGAGTACAGGCATATCTTTTTCTTTAAGCACTTTCAACACCCTTTTTCCTGAATTTTGGTATAGTAGAGGAATTCATCCGCATGTTTACTTCGAAGCTGCCGCCGTGGTCGTTGCATTTATACTCCTGGGTCGATTGCTCGAGGAGAGCGCTAAGGCAAATACCTCCTCTGCCATAAAAAAGTTGATAGGATTACAACCGAAAATGGTTACTATAATAAATAAGGAGGGAAAAGAAGAGGTAATACCCTCCCATCAGGTTGAAGTTAGTAATATAATCGTCGTAAAACCGGGTGATAGAATAGCCGTTGATGGAATAGTTACCACGGGTAACTCGTTTGTAGATGAGAGCATGATTACCGGCGAACCAATACCCGTTGAAAAAAGCAAAGGCGAAATGGTTTTTGCCGGAACCATTAATCAACGAGGTAGTTTCAGGTTTACTGCCGAAAAAGTTGGAGGGACAACCCTTCTTTCTCAAATTATTGCAATGGTTCGAGAAGCACAAGGAAGCAAAGCTCCCGTGCAAAAATTGGTAGATAAGATTGCCGGAATATTTGT
This portion of the Williamwhitmania taraxaci genome encodes:
- a CDS encoding heavy metal translocating P-type ATPase — encoded protein: MDIQNAKDTILPIVGMHSEQCANTLDQTIADQKGILSHRVEFANNRAILMVDEGKVDLGGIIKTVKSLGYDIPTKKQTFPVVGLSCASCASSAESITISQLGVLSASVNYASASLLVEYLPNVISPMQMKAAVQSAGYDLLIEEEELSEDVQDEMHKNKHNQLKTNTILASVLALPVVAISMLFMEMPYGNWIMMALTLPIVFVFGRSFFINAYKQARHRRANMDTLVAMSTGISFSLSTFNTLFPEFWYSRGIHPHVYFEAAAVVVAFILLGRLLEESAKANTSSAIKKLIGLQPKMVTIINKEGKEEVIPSHQVEVSNIIVVKPGDRIAVDGIVTTGNSFVDESMITGEPIPVEKSKGEMVFAGTINQRGSFRFTAEKVGGTTLLSQIIAMVREAQGSKAPVQKLVDKIAGIFVPIVISISAITFTIWIIWGGDNGLAQALLSAATVLVIACPCALGLATPTAIMVGVGKGAEKGILIKDAESLELAHRVTKLVLDKTGTITEGKPQVTDFISFASDATLKRIILSIEMLSEHPLAEAIVNYLKQDTLEPVVTENFQSITGKGVTAQVAGENYRIGNPNMLSELGIFPDPQAATFIEKAQYAAKTCVIVSRENQIVAAFAIADRIKVSSAEAVAELQAMGIEVFMVTGDNIHTAEAIAREVGITAIKADMKPTDKADYIKGLQNSGAIVAMVGDGINDSLALAQANVSIAMGKGSDIAIDVAKMTIISSDLRLVAESIRLSRKTVRTIKQNLGWAFVYNLIGIPVAAGLLYPIWGFLLNPMIAGAAMALSSVSVVTNSLWLKKN